Proteins from a single region of Catalinimonas alkaloidigena:
- a CDS encoding DUF6755 family protein, protein MSSFRVTQNQSHPNKTNTLMLGIIMLLIGILSIQIWLLYSALNNALDENQDLAIAAFIGSLLLFFTGLWLLKYLPDARGRFLKKELSENKYK, encoded by the coding sequence ATGAGCAGTTTCAGAGTTACCCAAAACCAGAGCCATCCCAATAAAACTAATACCTTGATGCTGGGTATTATCATGTTATTAATAGGCATTCTCAGCATACAGATATGGCTCCTCTATAGTGCCCTCAACAATGCCCTGGATGAAAACCAGGATCTTGCCATTGCTGCTTTCATCGGTTCCCTTCTCCTCTTCTTTACCGGGCTGTGGCTGCTCAAGTATCTGCCTGATGCCAGAGGAAGATTTCTGAAAAAAGAGTTATCAGAGAACAAGTACAAATAA
- a CDS encoding ubiquinol-cytochrome c reductase iron-sulfur subunit codes for MAYEPKEKNPPNWKGDFPIRQDEATHVTRREFAKFLCLLSGGLALGNGYVVLSSFAYPDKELEGEHLVCNTSEVPVGGMTMFAIKGTKEIPYILIHLAEGEWRAFEQKCTHLSCAVVYRDEVKKIECPCHNGWFSADTGEVLQGPPPRALPQLSVVVRNEKVYVTAFKDTIS; via the coding sequence ATGGCTTACGAACCCAAAGAAAAGAATCCGCCAAACTGGAAGGGAGACTTTCCCATACGTCAGGATGAAGCAACGCATGTTACGCGCCGTGAATTTGCCAAGTTTCTTTGCCTCCTTTCAGGGGGGCTGGCGCTGGGCAATGGCTATGTCGTACTAAGTTCTTTTGCCTACCCCGATAAGGAACTGGAAGGAGAACATCTTGTATGTAATACTTCAGAGGTGCCGGTTGGAGGCATGACGATGTTTGCCATCAAGGGTACTAAAGAAATTCCCTATATTTTAATCCATTTAGCAGAAGGGGAATGGCGTGCCTTTGAGCAGAAATGCACTCATCTTTCCTGCGCAGTAGTGTATCGCGATGAGGTTAAGAAAATTGAATGCCCCTGCCACAACGGTTGGTTCAGTGCTGATACCGGCGAAGTACTGCAAGGTCCCCCACCCCGTGCCCTTCCGCAGTTAAGTGTGGTCGTACGGAATGAGAAAGTGTATGTGACTGCGTTTAAAGATACAATAAGCTAA
- a CDS encoding 4Fe-4S dicluster domain-containing protein yields the protein MAEPEKNFDQDMEFFVDMQRCISCHACETACAECETNGQETMIHVNYVDRAHSVQTTVQVCMHCEDPACANVCPADAISKDSNGVVHSANTSRCIGCSNCVMACPFGVPKKMEAAELMMKCNLCYDRTSVGKKPMCATVCPSGALYYGTREEMRKKRPNSDPVNTFKFGAQTVHTKVNVMMPKGSKELKVH from the coding sequence ATGGCAGAACCAGAGAAGAATTTTGATCAGGACATGGAATTTTTTGTGGATATGCAGCGCTGCATTAGTTGCCATGCCTGTGAAACGGCTTGTGCCGAATGTGAAACCAACGGGCAGGAAACCATGATCCACGTAAATTATGTAGACAGAGCGCATTCTGTACAAACTACTGTGCAGGTCTGTATGCATTGCGAAGATCCTGCCTGCGCTAATGTGTGCCCTGCTGATGCCATTTCAAAAGACAGCAATGGAGTAGTTCATTCAGCTAACACTTCCCGCTGTATTGGTTGTTCCAATTGCGTAATGGCATGTCCTTTTGGTGTACCTAAAAAGATGGAAGCAGCCGAGCTTATGATGAAGTGCAACCTTTGCTATGACCGCACCAGTGTAGGAAAAAAACCTATGTGTGCAACTGTGTGTCCCAGCGGAGCCTTGTATTATGGAACGCGGGAAGAGATGCGGAAGAAACGTCCGAATAGTGATCCTGTCAATACCTTTAAATTTGGTGCGCAAACAGTGCATACCAAAGTGAATGTGATGATGCCAAAAGGAAGTAAAGAACTAAAAGTACATTAA
- a CDS encoding molybdopterin oxidoreductase family protein, giving the protein MAKLPISVDKIIENYGPHKAYAPKQGFHGHADPDKLVKTHCCFCGMQCGLQLKVKDNAVVGFEPWMEFPFNEGRMCPKGVARYLQNNHADRLLSPLERVESEGFKAVDWETAMSRTVTEIKRIQSTYGNDAFAMLSGVSLTNELSYMVGKFARVALKTANLDYNGRLCMVSAGAGNKKAFGLDRISNSWVDLKHAEVIMICGSNVSETFPTLIHYIWEARDNGAKLIVVDPRVTPVARTADLHLPVRPGTDSALYGAMLQQLVENDWLDHDFINQHTSGFDATIAAVKDYSLEWAEKVTGIPAESIKQAAAMWGQAKTSFMMHARGIEHHSKGVDNVLGCINLVLATGRIGKPYCGYGTITGQGNGQGGREHGHKCDQLPGNRDITNPEHRKYIADVWGIDEKDMPGKGLTAYEILEAIHRGEIKGLISICFNPVVSLPNNNMVREALEKLEYYVAIDFFLNETARHANVVLSGALHEEEEGTVTSAEGRVIKINAAVTPPGDARTDASILKELAARLGAGDKFAFKNSEAIFNELRVASKGGTADYYGITYERIVKNYGVFWPCPSLDHPGTPRLWEDRKFATPDGKAHFNPAPYRDPGEPTDKEYPVVLTTGRVVSQYLSGTQTRRIGKLLDQYPEPLLEIHPSLAQQFGIQDRDLVKVVTRRGEAEFPAQVVTTIRSDTVFIPYHWGGSKSANQLTIGNLDPISKIPEFKVCACKLIPLGRKAPPVSESDAYQSV; this is encoded by the coding sequence ATGGCAAAGCTACCGATTTCGGTTGATAAAATAATAGAAAACTATGGCCCTCATAAGGCCTATGCTCCCAAACAGGGCTTCCATGGCCACGCCGATCCCGATAAGCTGGTAAAAACACATTGCTGTTTTTGCGGAATGCAGTGCGGTTTACAGTTAAAAGTAAAAGACAATGCTGTAGTGGGTTTTGAACCCTGGATGGAATTCCCTTTCAACGAAGGCCGTATGTGCCCTAAGGGAGTCGCTCGCTATCTACAGAATAACCATGCTGACCGCCTGCTGTCTCCCCTTGAGCGAGTAGAAAGTGAAGGTTTTAAAGCAGTGGACTGGGAAACAGCCATGAGCAGAACGGTCACCGAAATCAAACGTATCCAGAGTACTTATGGAAATGATGCTTTTGCCATGCTCTCAGGTGTGTCGCTCACCAATGAGTTGAGTTATATGGTCGGTAAGTTTGCCCGAGTAGCACTTAAAACAGCCAACCTTGATTATAACGGCCGACTATGTATGGTAAGCGCTGGAGCAGGCAACAAAAAAGCCTTCGGTCTGGACCGCATCTCTAACAGTTGGGTTGATTTAAAACACGCGGAAGTGATCATGATCTGCGGGTCAAACGTCAGTGAGACTTTTCCTACCCTGATCCATTATATTTGGGAAGCCCGTGACAATGGCGCCAAACTTATCGTCGTAGATCCTCGGGTAACTCCTGTGGCCCGCACTGCCGATCTGCATCTGCCCGTACGTCCGGGTACTGACTCGGCTTTATATGGCGCTATGTTACAGCAACTGGTAGAAAATGACTGGCTGGATCATGATTTTATTAATCAACATACCAGTGGGTTTGATGCAACTATTGCCGCCGTAAAAGACTATAGTCTTGAGTGGGCTGAAAAAGTAACGGGCATACCTGCAGAAAGTATTAAGCAGGCCGCAGCTATGTGGGGCCAGGCTAAAACCAGCTTTATGATGCATGCCCGAGGGATAGAGCACCACTCCAAAGGCGTTGACAATGTGTTAGGGTGTATCAATCTGGTATTGGCTACCGGTAGAATTGGTAAACCTTATTGCGGGTATGGCACCATTACCGGTCAGGGAAATGGACAGGGAGGGCGTGAACACGGGCATAAATGTGACCAACTCCCCGGTAACCGCGATATTACCAACCCGGAACATCGTAAATATATCGCAGACGTTTGGGGCATTGATGAGAAAGATATGCCCGGCAAAGGACTTACAGCTTATGAAATTCTGGAGGCCATTCACAGAGGTGAAATTAAGGGCTTAATATCAATCTGTTTTAATCCGGTGGTTTCTTTACCAAATAATAATATGGTGCGTGAGGCACTGGAAAAGCTGGAGTATTATGTAGCCATTGATTTCTTTTTGAATGAAACTGCACGGCATGCCAATGTAGTACTGTCGGGTGCCCTACATGAAGAGGAAGAAGGGACCGTTACCTCGGCCGAAGGCCGGGTGATAAAAATCAATGCAGCAGTAACTCCACCTGGAGATGCACGTACCGATGCTTCTATATTAAAAGAACTAGCGGCACGCCTGGGCGCTGGCGATAAATTCGCTTTTAAAAACAGTGAGGCGATTTTTAATGAACTCAGGGTAGCTTCCAAAGGGGGGACAGCGGATTATTATGGAATCACTTATGAGAGAATTGTGAAAAACTATGGGGTTTTCTGGCCCTGTCCTAGCCTGGACCATCCCGGTACCCCAAGACTGTGGGAAGACAGGAAATTTGCTACTCCCGACGGAAAAGCGCATTTCAATCCGGCACCTTACCGTGATCCGGGCGAACCTACTGATAAAGAATACCCTGTAGTCCTTACCACAGGAAGGGTTGTCTCACAGTACCTGAGTGGTACTCAAACACGTCGCATTGGAAAACTGCTTGATCAATACCCTGAACCCCTATTGGAAATCCACCCGAGCCTTGCCCAGCAATTTGGTATCCAGGACCGTGACCTGGTAAAGGTAGTCACCCGAAGAGGGGAAGCAGAGTTTCCGGCACAAGTAGTAACCACCATACGGTCCGACACTGTTTTTATCCCCTATCACTGGGGCGGAAGCAAATCAGCCAACCAGCTAACCATAGGAAATCTTGATCCAATCTCAAAGATTCCTGAATTTAAGGTGTGTGCCTGTAAGCTGATTCCCTTAGGACGAAAAGCGCCACCAGTATCTGAATCTGATGCTTACCAGAGTGTTTAA
- a CDS encoding MFS transporter: MFKIFATLNRKALLNATLAMILVIVLVYVGSRDLQNFDAALIAYLFGTIFAIFGIVYRYSVWLQRPPTRLYWQRTWQFVFSKRFIPYTGFVISQFVKNILFQRFIYPRGRTRWVGHFLLATGCMLAFLVTIPLTFGWIHFTLKPDAINIYEAHLFGFPVSEFTLGGFVAFNAFHILNWCSLFVIIGAIMMMRRRLTHGGLIATQSFQDDWLPLVLLLAISVTGLGLTFDYSFMQGKTFEFMSVTHAITVILFLVWIPFGKFFHIFQRPAQLGSNVYRREGEKQGMAVCPHTGEEFATQLHINDLKKVTKELDFNFDLENGSSHLDYSPEGKRSALAKAHLAARNQQGKFFG; encoded by the coding sequence ATGTTCAAAATATTTGCAACGCTAAACAGAAAGGCTTTACTGAATGCTACCCTCGCCATGATTCTGGTCATTGTGCTGGTGTATGTTGGCTCCCGGGACCTGCAAAACTTTGATGCTGCCCTTATAGCCTACCTGTTTGGGACTATATTTGCCATTTTTGGCATTGTCTACCGCTATTCTGTATGGCTACAACGCCCACCGACCAGGCTTTACTGGCAACGGACCTGGCAATTTGTGTTTAGCAAAAGGTTTATTCCTTATACCGGATTTGTCATTAGCCAGTTTGTCAAAAACATTCTGTTTCAGCGTTTTATATATCCGCGGGGAAGAACCCGCTGGGTAGGACACTTTCTGCTGGCTACCGGCTGCATGCTGGCCTTCCTAGTAACCATTCCTCTCACCTTTGGCTGGATACATTTTACGCTTAAGCCGGATGCTATCAATATCTATGAAGCACATTTGTTTGGCTTTCCTGTTTCTGAATTTACATTGGGCGGATTTGTTGCTTTTAACGCTTTTCACATCCTTAACTGGTGCTCTTTGTTCGTGATTATTGGTGCTATTATGATGATGCGCCGCCGCCTAACCCATGGAGGGCTTATTGCTACGCAATCTTTCCAAGACGATTGGCTACCACTGGTTTTACTGCTGGCAATTTCTGTTACAGGTTTGGGGCTAACTTTTGATTACTCCTTCATGCAGGGCAAAACGTTTGAGTTTATGTCAGTTACACATGCCATTACGGTAATTTTATTTCTGGTGTGGATTCCTTTTGGTAAATTTTTTCACATTTTCCAGCGCCCTGCTCAGTTGGGCAGCAACGTATACCGAAGAGAAGGAGAAAAACAGGGCATGGCAGTATGCCCTCATACCGGTGAGGAGTTCGCAACGCAACTTCATATCAACGATCTTAAAAAAGTAACCAAAGAATTAGATTTCAATTTTGATTTGGAGAACGGAAGCAGCCACCTTGATTACAGCCCGGAAGGGAAGCGGTCAGCACTTGCAAAAGCACATCTGGCGGCCCGTAATCAGCAGGGAAAATTCTTTGGATAA
- a CDS encoding tellurite resistance/C4-dicarboxylate transporter family protein, with amino-acid sequence MKIFSLLKAEVKSLFPAYFALVMSTGIVSIAAHLLDFPAISDILFWINNVAFVVLLCMLLLRILFFFPSFMEDFDSHAKGAGFFTLVAASCILGVQYILLRDMYGPAIILWFFSLILWVVLIYSFFVLITVKKVKPPLEKGINGIWLVIVVATQAVSILGTLLSDQLPFPEERVLFLTLSGFLLGCMLYIILITLIFYRLTFFPMRAEEFAPPFWINMGAVAISTLSGATLILTIEETTGLLEFIPFLKGFSLFFWATGTWWIPIIIILGIWRHLYNKIPLFYHPQYWGMVFPLGMYTVCTWRLSQALELSYLQLIPTGFIYVALIAWLLTFLGLCITLIKGLGRLKT; translated from the coding sequence ATGAAGATATTTTCTCTACTCAAAGCAGAGGTTAAAAGCTTGTTTCCAGCATACTTTGCTTTGGTGATGTCAACAGGTATTGTTTCCATTGCAGCTCATCTTTTGGACTTCCCTGCCATCAGCGATATTCTTTTCTGGATTAATAATGTAGCCTTTGTTGTGTTGTTGTGCATGTTGCTATTACGCATACTATTTTTCTTCCCCTCTTTTATGGAAGACTTTGATTCGCACGCAAAAGGAGCTGGTTTTTTTACGCTGGTGGCGGCTTCCTGCATTTTAGGAGTACAATACATTCTTTTGAGAGATATGTATGGACCGGCTATTATTCTATGGTTTTTTTCTTTGATTCTATGGGTGGTTTTGATTTATTCTTTTTTTGTACTCATTACGGTAAAAAAGGTAAAACCTCCCCTGGAAAAAGGTATCAATGGTATCTGGTTAGTAATTGTGGTTGCTACACAAGCTGTTTCTATACTAGGCACATTACTCTCTGACCAATTACCTTTTCCAGAGGAAAGAGTGCTGTTCTTAACCCTTTCCGGTTTTTTACTAGGCTGTATGTTGTACATCATCCTGATCACGCTGATATTTTACAGGCTCACATTCTTTCCTATGCGGGCAGAAGAATTTGCGCCTCCCTTCTGGATCAATATGGGAGCTGTAGCTATTAGTACTTTGTCTGGCGCGACACTCATATTAACTATTGAAGAGACCACAGGTCTTCTGGAGTTTATTCCTTTTCTTAAGGGTTTTAGCCTTTTCTTCTGGGCTACCGGCACCTGGTGGATACCCATTATCATCATATTAGGTATATGGAGGCATCTCTATAACAAGATTCCGCTTTTTTACCATCCACAATACTGGGGAATGGTGTTCCCCTTAGGCATGTATACGGTATGTACCTGGCGGTTGAGTCAGGCGCTGGAATTGTCTTATTTGCAACTCATACCCACTGGCTTTATTTATGTGGCGCTGATTGCCTGGTTGCTTACTTTTCTTGGCTTATGTATTACTTTGATTAAGGGGTTGGGGCGTTTGAAAACCTAG
- a CDS encoding c-type cytochrome, producing the protein MKKNQQGQKIFESYCTACHKIEERFIGPGLKEVTTRRSPEWIMNMILNPDGMVKEDPIAKQLLQEYLSPMANQNLTEEQARQILEYFRTLSEVDSLNHQS; encoded by the coding sequence ATGAAGAAGAACCAGCAGGGACAGAAAATCTTTGAAAGCTATTGCACGGCTTGTCACAAAATTGAAGAACGATTTATAGGACCAGGTCTTAAAGAGGTAACTACTCGCAGAAGTCCTGAATGGATTATGAATATGATACTTAACCCGGATGGTATGGTAAAAGAAGACCCCATAGCAAAGCAACTTTTACAGGAATATCTGTCTCCCATGGCTAACCAGAATTTAACAGAAGAACAGGCAAGACAAATACTGGAATACTTCAGGACATTGAGTGAAGTGGATAGCCTTAATCATCAATCTTAA
- a CDS encoding ISL3 family transposase — MDLMSILAWEEGLVLDEANIGANNLEVKVKTAINSGICPLCQTPSSHIHSHYCRKIADLPLSLKETTIILNVKRFRCMNERCSRKIFCERLGSIPVYSRRTRRMEHRLKEIGYQLGGQAGAYLASLLGMPVSDTTLIRILKATETMSFITPKVLGVDDWSLKKGQTYGTILVDLEKQQPIELLPDREAEILATWLKTHPGVEIISRDRASCYSEGAKEGAPDAIQIADRWHLLKNLGDALKRMMEKQHAELRMAAKALATKQQQQKIEDIMPDAVTGPAVSLLSPTAQRAVVFQEVKSLLAQGYSSRVIARQLKIGRNTVNRYRNFEHYPAKSRPKSQQSTVLPFREYLAKRWQDGERNIKQLWREIKKQGYQGSLGSVYRFFENIPKDADAVPLPELEVKNWTPRKVQFLLSKKEQDINMEEQNFLNLFFEICPQAKKARGMALSFHTIFEKKDAKALPDWILQAKDSGIAALKNFATGLESDYAAVEAAATYHWSNGQVEGQVNRLKLIKRQMYGRAGFELLRKRVVNHYASG, encoded by the coding sequence ATGGATCTAATGTCAATACTTGCTTGGGAAGAGGGGCTGGTACTGGATGAGGCTAATATTGGCGCCAATAATTTAGAAGTAAAGGTAAAAACGGCAATCAACAGCGGAATCTGCCCTCTTTGCCAGACTCCTTCATCACATATTCACAGCCATTACTGTAGAAAAATAGCTGATCTTCCATTATCTCTAAAAGAGACTACTATAATTTTAAATGTAAAGCGCTTCCGCTGCATGAATGAGCGTTGTAGTAGAAAAATCTTTTGCGAGCGTCTAGGATCTATTCCTGTATATAGTAGACGCACCAGAAGAATGGAACATCGTCTTAAGGAAATTGGATACCAATTAGGAGGACAAGCAGGGGCATATTTAGCTTCTTTGCTAGGTATGCCTGTAAGTGATACAACATTGATCAGAATCCTGAAGGCTACTGAAACTATGTCTTTTATTACTCCAAAGGTATTGGGAGTAGATGATTGGTCTTTAAAAAAGGGGCAGACTTACGGTACTATTCTGGTTGACTTAGAAAAGCAACAACCTATTGAGCTACTTCCTGATCGTGAAGCTGAAATACTGGCTACTTGGCTAAAGACTCACCCAGGAGTAGAAATCATCAGCCGAGACAGAGCTAGTTGCTACTCAGAAGGAGCTAAAGAAGGTGCCCCTGATGCTATACAGATTGCTGACAGGTGGCATCTTCTCAAGAACCTAGGGGATGCATTAAAAAGAATGATGGAAAAACAGCATGCTGAATTAAGAATGGCAGCTAAAGCACTAGCTACAAAGCAACAACAACAAAAGATTGAAGATATTATGCCTGATGCTGTCACTGGTCCTGCTGTTTCGCTTTTATCTCCAACAGCTCAGAGGGCTGTGGTCTTTCAAGAGGTAAAATCGCTTTTAGCTCAAGGCTATTCCAGTAGAGTTATCGCCAGACAGCTAAAAATTGGCCGCAATACCGTGAATAGATACAGAAATTTTGAGCATTATCCGGCAAAAAGCCGCCCAAAAAGTCAGCAGTCAACAGTACTTCCTTTTAGGGAATACCTAGCTAAACGCTGGCAAGACGGGGAGAGGAATATAAAGCAGCTATGGAGAGAAATAAAAAAACAGGGTTACCAAGGTAGCCTTGGCAGTGTCTACCGTTTTTTTGAAAATATTCCAAAAGATGCTGATGCCGTACCTTTGCCGGAATTAGAAGTGAAAAATTGGACTCCTAGGAAGGTTCAATTCTTACTCAGCAAGAAAGAGCAAGATATCAATATGGAAGAGCAGAACTTTCTGAATCTTTTTTTTGAGATTTGTCCTCAAGCAAAAAAAGCAAGGGGAATGGCTTTGAGTTTTCATACCATCTTTGAGAAAAAAGATGCCAAAGCACTGCCAGATTGGATACTGCAAGCAAAAGATAGTGGCATAGCGGCACTCAAAAACTTCGCTACAGGATTAGAAAGTGATTATGCAGCCGTGGAAGCTGCCGCTACCTATCATTGGAGTAATGGTCAAGTGGAAGGGCAAGTAAACCGACTCAAACTCATCAAAAGGCAGATGTACGGTCGTGCTGGCTTTGAATTACTCCGCAAAAGAGTGGTCAATCACTATGCCTCAGGTTGA